GCGATCCATCCCGCCAGGGTGGCAGCCAGTCGTGGCGCGTCATCGGGCACGATGGCGCGGGCGGCAACGACATGCCCCGCCGCCGTGATGCGCGCGGCCAGTATGTCACCCGACCTGTCCGTTTCCGGTGTGCGGGTGTCGGACACCGTCAGCACGGCAATGCGGACGGGCAGGAAGGGCTTTTTCAGATCAAGTCGTGACATGCCGCCATGTTCACCATTCCGGCAGCCGGACGTCAACGGCCCCGGTGGCGCGGTGCGTTACATTGCGGGAGATGATGCCGGAACCGAGTAATATATGAGAATAAACACGAAATTCTGATGTAATTGTGCGTTGCACAAAAAAACATGGCAGGGAATAACAACAGTCTACATAAATCTATTGCTATAACAAAAAAATCTCTTTACCGTTATTTTACAAAACATTAGTTTTTATATAATTCCTCGTCCAAGGTTTATAATCAGCATGAGATATGCTATCGATACGCGAATGACCAGAACACTGCTCCGCTTTTTTATGGCGTTCCCCCTGTTTCTTCTTGCCCTTTTCGCGGCGGGCGAAAGCGCAATGGCGCAGGCCATCCCGGGCGAGGGACAGGGCGTAGTGGGCGCGCAGCCCAGTCTCAATGTCAATTCACGCCGCAATGTCAGCGTGAATGATCCCGGCTCGTTTTTCAGCGCACCTTATGGCAACCAGCATTTCTTTGGTGACTGGGCCGGGCTGCAGCCCTTCCTGATCAAGCACGGCGTACATATCGAAGCCGACGTGCATGAGGAACTGGCAGGCAACTTCCGCGGGGGCGCCAAGCAGGGCGTGACCGATGCAGGCCAGGTCGGCGTCGAGATCGACATCGACTGGAACAAGCTTGCGGGTGCACCGAAGAATTTCTGGACCCATACCATGATCGTGAACGGCCATGGCCGTAACGCCAGCACGGATTACATCCACGATTCGCTTGCCGGCGTGCAGCAGATCTATGGTGCCCGTGGCAACGTGGTTGCCCATCTGGTCTACATGTATGCCGAACAGTCGCTGTTCCATAACCGGCTGGACATCAGTGCGGGCTGGATTCCGGTGGGCAGCTTCTTTGCCGCCTCCCCCCTGTTCTGTGACTTCATGAACGTGTCGATATGCGGTAACCCCGCACCGGGCAAATATGTACCGGGCGGGCGTGACTGGCCTTCGGGCAACCTGGGTGTGGTGATGCGTGTCATGCCCACGGTCGATACCTACATCATGGCCAGCATGTTCGCCGTATCGCCCCATTCCTACAACGGTGGCATTTCCGGCTGGTCATGGGCACAGAGCGGCCTTGGCAAGTTCTCCACCCCGGTGGAAATCGGCTGGCTGCCCGAGTTCGGCCGCAACCACCTGGCCGGTCACTACAAGGCGGGCTATGGCTACGACAATTCGCAGTATGATGATCTGTATTCGGACATCAACGGCAATTCCGCCGTGCTGACGGGCCAGCCCTTCCGCAAGCAGTCCGGTGTCAGCACCGCATGGTTCCAGGCTGACCAGATGATCATGCGCAATGGCACGGGCCCGACCAACGGCCTGATCCTGCTGGCAGGCTACATGTACACCTCGGGGAAGGTCTCGGCCATGAAGGACCATACCTGGGCCGGCCTGGTGGAAACAGGCGCGCGATGGGGCCGCCCGCTGGATACGGTAGGTGCGATGTTCCATTATTACGAGATGAGCCGCGCCTCCATCCTGCAGCAGGAATCCTCGGTGCTGGCCGGCACGCCCTTCCTGAATAACCAGTGGGGCAAGGTGTGGGGCATCCAGACGCATGAGAACGTGTATGAAGTGTTCTACAACATCCATACCGCGCGCGGCATGAGCTTCCAGCCCGATTTCCAGTACATCAACCGCCCTGGCGGAACCACGACCTACCACGATGCGGCGGTGATGGGCCTGCAGTTCAACTGCATCCTGTAACACACCCTTCATCAGGACGATCTTCCACGGTATGGGAAGCGGATCATGACCGATCACGCTTCCCTGCACCATCTGGCCCGCATGGCGCTGGCCGCCTATCCGCTGCACGATGCGCGCAGCCACCTGATTTCCATTTCCGAAAATGCGATGTTCCGTGTCGATACCGCGCAGGGCGCGCGGTACGCGCTGCGCCTGCATCGGCCGGGCTATCATGATGCGGCTGAAATCGGCAGCGAACTGGCCTGGCTTGATGCCCTGCATGCAACCGGGCTGGAAGTACCACATCCCGTGCCGGGTCTTGACGGTAGCCGCATCCGCACCCTGACCGGACCTGATGGCCTGCCCCGCCATGCCGTACTCTTTGCATGGATGGAAGGCACGGAGCCCACACCCGATATTGACCCGGTCGCCTTCAACCGGCTCGGTCACATCACGGCCCGGCTGCATGGCCAGAGCCGGGCATGGACACGGCCCGCAGGCTTCGTCCGCAAGGCATGGATACCCGCCACCATGACCGGCCCCGATGCACTATGGGGGCAATGGCGGGCGGCACCTGGCGTGGATGCATCGGCCCGCGACCTGATCACGCATTGCCTGGAACGTGTCGGGACGGAACTGGCGGCCTATGGCATGCAGCCGCACCGCTTCGGGCTAATCCATGCCGACCTGCGGCTGGCCAACCTGCTGGTCAGTGGCGCGCATACCCGCCTGATCGATTTTGATGACTGCGGGCTGAGCTGGTTCATGCAGGATCTGGCTGCAGCGCTGAGCTTTCATGAAGACCATCCGCAGGTTCCCCGCTGGGTCGATCACTGGCTGACAGGCTACGGCAGGCACGGGCAGCTGGATAGCGCTGACCTGGACATCCTGCCCGCCCTTGTCATCCAGCGCCGCATCCAGCTGCTGGCATGGACCGGCACGCACCGGAACACGCAGCAGGTGCAAAGCCTGGGCAAGGACTGGCCTGCCCGCACGCTGGACCTGTGCCGCGCGTGGGAAAGGGGCCGGTTATTGCGGGACATAGGCTGAACGCATTGCATTACTGAACAATGCAAATATCTGTTAATATTTTACCTGATAATTAGATATTTTTTTAATTCATCTCCGTTCGTAATCTGCGAAGATTACTTTTTGGAAAGGTTTCGGCCCTAACGTGGCATGGTAGCCATAAGTTCAATTTAATCAATTAAATGTGATTGTCAGAATCGGTTTTTCAGCCCGCTATGGCTTTTATGCCTCAATGCTGACATGTATGACGTCTATGTAATGTGTCGTTCGGTTAACAACCCGAGTCACCGGAGCAAGCCCAGTCCTTGGCACATAACGGAAAAACAGCAATGACCCCTGCAGTTGATACGATTGCGACTACCGCGGCCTCACCCGCCGTGGCCGCTGGCATGCCACTTGCACCGGACGATATTCCAACCCGGTCCCAGACCACGCGGATGATCTATTCCCGCCACCGCCGGGCATTGCGGGATTATGCCCGCAGCCTCGACAATACGGCCGACCCGTCCTGACCAGCCGCGCCATGGGCCCATCTGGCCCGGAACCTGCCGGACAGGCCACGACAAAAATCAAACTTTGACATCATTTTCCATTTTATCACGCCTTGCGTGCGCGTAGCGCCGCAATCGCCTGCCGGGTCGGGATGGTCAACTGGTCAGGCAGTTCATCAAAGGCGTACCAGCGCGGGCCTTCATGCCTGTCCGGCTCCATCAGCGCCGGCTCACCCTGCCATGATGTAACCAGATAGACCGGGGCAATCCAGTGATGTCCGCCTACGGCATCCATCTGCTCCACCAGGCACAGCAGGTCGTGCGCCTGTATGACAATCCCCAGTTCTTCATGGATTTCCCGTTCCGCCGCATGGGCCGTCGTCTCATACGGGTCCACCTTGCCACCGGGCAGCCCCCAGCACCCCGCTTCGGGCGCGCGCAGGCGGCGCAGAAGCAGGATGCGCCCATCGCGGTCGATGATGGCGGC
This portion of the Komagataeibacter sp. FNDCF1 genome encodes:
- a CDS encoding carbohydrate porin is translated as MRYAIDTRMTRTLLRFFMAFPLFLLALFAAGESAMAQAIPGEGQGVVGAQPSLNVNSRRNVSVNDPGSFFSAPYGNQHFFGDWAGLQPFLIKHGVHIEADVHEELAGNFRGGAKQGVTDAGQVGVEIDIDWNKLAGAPKNFWTHTMIVNGHGRNASTDYIHDSLAGVQQIYGARGNVVAHLVYMYAEQSLFHNRLDISAGWIPVGSFFAASPLFCDFMNVSICGNPAPGKYVPGGRDWPSGNLGVVMRVMPTVDTYIMASMFAVSPHSYNGGISGWSWAQSGLGKFSTPVEIGWLPEFGRNHLAGHYKAGYGYDNSQYDDLYSDINGNSAVLTGQPFRKQSGVSTAWFQADQMIMRNGTGPTNGLILLAGYMYTSGKVSAMKDHTWAGLVETGARWGRPLDTVGAMFHYYEMSRASILQQESSVLAGTPFLNNQWGKVWGIQTHENVYEVFYNIHTARGMSFQPDFQYINRPGGTTTYHDAAVMGLQFNCIL
- a CDS encoding phosphotransferase enzyme family protein — translated: MTDHASLHHLARMALAAYPLHDARSHLISISENAMFRVDTAQGARYALRLHRPGYHDAAEIGSELAWLDALHATGLEVPHPVPGLDGSRIRTLTGPDGLPRHAVLFAWMEGTEPTPDIDPVAFNRLGHITARLHGQSRAWTRPAGFVRKAWIPATMTGPDALWGQWRAAPGVDASARDLITHCLERVGTELAAYGMQPHRFGLIHADLRLANLLVSGAHTRLIDFDDCGLSWFMQDLAAALSFHEDHPQVPRWVDHWLTGYGRHGQLDSADLDILPALVIQRRIQLLAWTGTHRNTQQVQSLGKDWPARTLDLCRAWERGRLLRDIG
- a CDS encoding NUDIX domain-containing protein; protein product: MTEMTGPRVGCGAAIIDRDGRILLLRRLRAPEAGCWGLPGGKVDPYETTAHAAEREIHEELGIVIQAHDLLCLVEQMDAVGGHHWIAPVYLVTSWQGEPALMEPDRHEGPRWYAFDELPDQLTIPTRQAIAALRARKA